The following DNA comes from Amycolatopsis solani.
AACCGCGCTCGAAGTTCTTCGAACTGCTGCAGGCGCAGATCCACAACGAGTTCAACGCGTCCCAGCAGTACATCGCGCTCGCGGTGTGGTTCGACGCCGAGGACCTGCCGCAGCTGGCGAAGCACTTCTACAAGCAGTCCGTCGAAGAGCGCAACCACGCGATGGCGCTCGTGCAGTACATGCTCGACCGCGACCACCACGTCGAGATCCCCGGCACCGGCGAGGTGCGCAACGACTTCTCGGGTGTCGCCGAGCTCATCGAGCTGGCACTGGAGCAGGAGAAGGAGGTCGCCGCCGACATCTCCGCGATGACCAAGGCGGCGCGGGCCGAAGAGGACTACATCAGCGAGCAGTTCACGCAGTGGTTCCTCAAGGAGCAGGTCGAAGAGATCTCCCAGATGAGCACGCTGCTGAACGTCGTCAAGCGCGCGAACGGCAACCTGTTCGAGGTCGAGAACCACCTCCACCGCGAGTCGGTCGGCGACAACGGCGCCGACGCGCAGATGCCGCCGGTGGCCGGCGGCGCGCTCTAAAGCTTTCGCTCCCACCACGCGCGAGAAATGCCGGAAGCCCGGGCCCTCCCCCTGTGGATGGCCCGGGCTTCCGCATGCGGCCGGCTGATCAGCCGGCGCAGTCCTGGTTGACGCTCATCAAGCTCGTCTGGGCGACCCCGGCGGCCCCGAGCAGGAAGTGGTAGTCGGCGGCCGGACTCGCCGGGGCGACGACGCCACCGCTCTCGTCCTTGGCCGTCGGGTAGGCGGCGAGCACCTGCTCCTTCGTGGCTCCGGCGCCGACGCCTTCGGCGGTGTGCGCGACGACGTCCGGGGTGACGACGACGAGCCCGACCGCCTTCGAGATGACGACGCTCGCGGCGGCAGGGACCCCACCGCCGTCCGCCTTGTAGACGGTGCAGCTCGCCCCGGCCTGCGCCTCGGTGAGCGTGACGGCCTGCGCGGTGACCTCGGCCTCGGACATGCCCAGCTTGAGGCGGCCGAAGCCGTCGGCCGCGAGCAGCGGCCCGCTCGACACGGTCGGCAACGACGTCGAAGGGTGCGAGGACGACGGCCGCGGCGGCTTCGAAGTCGGCGTGCCCGGCGGCACGGAAACCTCGATGCTCTGGGTGCCGGTCGGCCCCGGCGCCGACGGCTGCGGCGACCGTCCCGCCGTCAGGTTCTCGGGCGGTTTGACGCTGATGTCGGTCCCGTCGGCGGACATCACGGCGGTGCCGTCCTCGGTGTGGATCCGGACCATCGTCAGCCCGGCCGACACGACGACCACGGCCGCAGCGACACCGGTGACGGCCTGCAGGTTGCGACGACGGCGACGACGTCGTCCGGCACCCGCGACGATGGACGTACCCGCGTCCGCCGGCGGCGGCAGGTCCAGCCGCTCATCGGCGAACATCGCGCGCAGGCGCTGCTCGAGCTCGTCCTCGGAGATGTTCAACCCGCGTCACTCCCTTCGCCTTCGTTGTCGGTCGCCTTCAGCTTCGTGCGCAGCGACGTGATCGCCTTGCTGGCCTGGCTCTTCACGGTGCCCTGCGTGACGCCGAGCGCCCCGGCGATCTCCGCTTCGGAGAGACCTTCGTAGTAACGCAGCACCATCACCGCGCGTTGCCGCGGCGGCAGCGTCCGTAACGCACGCCACAGCGGCTCGTGCTCGAAGGGGTCGGCCGGCACGTGCGGACTGGTGTCCGGCAGGTCGGCGACCAGGTTCTCCCGGCGCGTCCGACGCCAG
Coding sequences within:
- a CDS encoding ferritin, with translation MALTKKKEPRSKFFELLQAQIHNEFNASQQYIALAVWFDAEDLPQLAKHFYKQSVEERNHAMALVQYMLDRDHHVEIPGTGEVRNDFSGVAELIELALEQEKEVAADISAMTKAARAEEDYISEQFTQWFLKEQVEEISQMSTLLNVVKRANGNLFEVENHLHRESVGDNGADAQMPPVAGGAL
- a CDS encoding SigE family RNA polymerase sigma factor, translating into MPGELTDFGDFVQATLPGLLRYGHALTGNPHDAADLVQTVLEKIGSRWHYVHEKTGDPLAYVRRSMANAHVSRWRRTRRENLVADLPDTSPHVPADPFEHEPLWRALRTLPPRQRAVMVLRYYEGLSEAEIAGALGVTQGTVKSQASKAITSLRTKLKATDNEGEGSDAG